In one window of Tachypleus tridentatus isolate NWPU-2018 chromosome 2, ASM421037v1, whole genome shotgun sequence DNA:
- the LOC143245246 gene encoding caspase drICE-like isoform X2 gives MSEKDQLLTSFSGEAGIDESDALRLPFFFRKKPVPSAYLSSYLDSEEYNMKHPKRGKCLIFNNKDFEPHTNLKEIKGTHRDLELLSCCFRELDFEVIIHHNLSVKKIKIQLEKVSKENHTESDCLVCCILTHGDRGFLYGRDGKFPTETVFSPFTGDMCTTLAGKPKIFFIQASQGDKLDRGVTLAYEKDEADTAAQFFKIPAHADFLISYSTVPGFCSFRNANNGSWFIQALCDVLKTRDSDLQSLMTVVCRKVAYDFESCKPGDPMMSRMKQVPCICSTLTRKIYFHPKVQ, from the coding sequence ATGTCTGAGAAGGATCAGTTGTTAACGTCCTTCAGCGGTGAGGCTGGCATAGATGAGTCTGATGCTTTAAGGTTACCgtttttttttaggaaaaaaCCTGTACCCTCTGCTTACTTGTCCAGCTATCTGGACAGTGAAGAATATAACATGAAACATCCAAAACGAGGAAAATGCCTGATATTTAACAACAAAGATTTTGAACCGCATAccaatttaaaagaaataaagggCACTCATAGAGATCTTGAACTACTCTCTTGTTGTTTTAGAGAATTAGACTTTGAAGTTATCATACAccataatttatcagtaaaaaaaattaaaattcaattagAAAAGGTTAGTAAAGAAAATCATACAGAGAGTGACTGCTTAGTTTGCTGTATTTTGACGCATGGAGATCGTGGTTTTTTGTATGGCCGAGATGGTAAGTTTCCTACTGAAACAGTATTTTCTCCATTTACTGGTGACATGTGTACGACCTTAGCAGGTAAACccaaaattttttttatacaggCTAGTCAAGGGGATAAGTTGGACAGAGGGGTCACTCTAGCATACGAAAAGGATGAGGCTGATACTGCTGCACAGTTTTTCAAGATACCTGCCCATGCTGATTTTCTTATAAGCTATTCTACTGTGCCTGGGTTCTGTTCCTTCAGGAATGCCAATAATGGATCATGGTTCATACAAGCATTGTGTGATGTGTTAAAAACTCGAGACAGTGATCTCCAGAGTCTAATGACAGTAGTCTGTCGTAAGGTTGCATACGATTTTGAGTCCTGTAAGCCAGGTGATCCAATGATGAGCAGGATGAAACAAGTGCCTTGCATATGTTCAACACTCACCAGAAAAATCTATTTTCATCCAAAAGTTCAGTAG
- the LOC143245246 gene encoding caspase drICE-like isoform X1 — protein sequence MLKIVEICHKMSEKDQLLTSFSGEAGIDESDALRLPFFFRKKPVPSAYLSSYLDSEEYNMKHPKRGKCLIFNNKDFEPHTNLKEIKGTHRDLELLSCCFRELDFEVIIHHNLSVKKIKIQLEKVSKENHTESDCLVCCILTHGDRGFLYGRDGKFPTETVFSPFTGDMCTTLAGKPKIFFIQASQGDKLDRGVTLAYEKDEADTAAQFFKIPAHADFLISYSTVPGFCSFRNANNGSWFIQALCDVLKTRDSDLQSLMTVVCRKVAYDFESCKPGDPMMSRMKQVPCICSTLTRKIYFHPKVQ from the exons ATGCTTAAAATTGTTGAG atttgCCACAAAATGTCTGAGAAGGATCAGTTGTTAACGTCCTTCAGCGGTGAGGCTGGCATAGATGAGTCTGATGCTTTAAGGTTACCgtttttttttaggaaaaaaCCTGTACCCTCTGCTTACTTGTCCAGCTATCTGGACAGTGAAGAATATAACATGAAACATCCAAAACGAGGAAAATGCCTGATATTTAACAACAAAGATTTTGAACCGCATAccaatttaaaagaaataaagggCACTCATAGAGATCTTGAACTACTCTCTTGTTGTTTTAGAGAATTAGACTTTGAAGTTATCATACAccataatttatcagtaaaaaaaattaaaattcaattagAAAAGGTTAGTAAAGAAAATCATACAGAGAGTGACTGCTTAGTTTGCTGTATTTTGACGCATGGAGATCGTGGTTTTTTGTATGGCCGAGATGGTAAGTTTCCTACTGAAACAGTATTTTCTCCATTTACTGGTGACATGTGTACGACCTTAGCAGGTAAACccaaaattttttttatacaggCTAGTCAAGGGGATAAGTTGGACAGAGGGGTCACTCTAGCATACGAAAAGGATGAGGCTGATACTGCTGCACAGTTTTTCAAGATACCTGCCCATGCTGATTTTCTTATAAGCTATTCTACTGTGCCTGGGTTCTGTTCCTTCAGGAATGCCAATAATGGATCATGGTTCATACAAGCATTGTGTGATGTGTTAAAAACTCGAGACAGTGATCTCCAGAGTCTAATGACAGTAGTCTGTCGTAAGGTTGCATACGATTTTGAGTCCTGTAAGCCAGGTGATCCAATGATGAGCAGGATGAAACAAGTGCCTTGCATATGTTCAACACTCACCAGAAAAATCTATTTTCATCCAAAAGTTCAGTAG